In Plasmodium gaboni strain SY75 chromosome 8, whole genome shotgun sequence, one DNA window encodes the following:
- a CDS encoding hypothetical protein (conserved Plasmodium protein, unknown function): MIKRYLKIYPSIYFTKHVYTAPEIDGSKDVLKKDYVFNQYVNKKEIFLNNKLKKGNCENEIKRIYYFKLWNAMIEHNFTLFENLIQQYLNEGYKYDEVIYSIMTHAYILNHKKKNENAYLVIEEMKRAFMHPIIIKINERMINCFLELELIFCEPSKSLWINVCRFIWETSMKLNRERRRKLRDKLNLLEPNQVLKLTKEDIKKLVKKEYEETLLSMMDTLSLDGEDPYDHIFIDSKENYMKIENHKEGNFFPSNDNEITYANNNNNNNIYNDNINYLKENIQNIQNETSENVNSFMFSLLNEGKNKTIEREINYQDDYNLNNNDYMTKIKYENNNNTMMMMENEEIYETEEKDEYYESFDDEEDFDIQLLKKYYNFK; this comes from the exons ATGATTAAAAGatatttgaaaatatatcCATCCATATATTTCACAAAGCATGTGTATACTGCACCAGAAATAGATGGTAGTAAGGATGtgttaaaaaaagattatgtatttaatcagtatgtaaataaaaaggaaatatttttaaataataaattaaagAAGGGAAATTGtgaaaatgaaataaaaagaatatattattttaaattatgGAATGCTATGATTGAGCATAACTTTACTTTGTTTGAAAATTTAATTCAACAATATCTAAATGAAGGATATAAATACGACGAGGTCATATATTCTATAATGACTCACgcatatattttaaatcataagaaaaaaaacgaaaat GCCTATCTTGTAATTGAAGAAATGAAAAGGGCCTTTATGCATCccattataataaaaataaacgAACGAATGATAAATTGTTTTTTAGAACTtgaattaatattttgtgAACCTTCTAAAAGTTTATGGATAAATGTATGTCGTTTTATATGGGAAACATCGATGAAACTAAATAGAGAAAGGAGAAGAAAATTGAGAGacaaattaaatttattagAACCTAATCAAGTATTAAAACTAACaaaagaagatataaaaaaactTGTTAAAAAAGAATACGAGGAAACATTGTTAAGTATGATGGATACATTGTCATTGGATGGTGAAGATCCATATGATCATATATTCATTGACAgtaaagaaaattatatgaaaattgAAAATCATAAGGAAGGAAATTTCTTTCCTTCTAATGATAATGAAATAACATACgcaaataataataataataataatatatataatgataatataaattatttaaaagaaaacattcaaaatatacaaaatgaaaCTTCTGAAAATGTGAACAGTTTTATGTTTTCCTTACTTAAtgaaggaaaaaataagaCTATTGAACGAGAAATAAATTATCAAGACgattataatttaaataataatgattatatgactaaaataaaatatgaaaataataataatacaatgatgatgatggaaaatgaagaaatatatgaaaCAGAAGAAAAAGATGAATATTATGAATCCTTTGATGATGAGGAAGATTTTGATATTCAactattaaaaaaatattataatttcaaataa
- a CDS encoding putative Fe-S cluster assembly protein DRE2, with protein sequence MIINFVGNTLIILNEDIPCDLLKKKYKELFVPTISVLDFQKKRLYRKYNNIFLYTYKNYSFFWELENNILHKVQKCLNKNGILKLIIYINNNDVIKPDNNENNNNKNNNDIKINIDQKDYCTNYINDIFKNIKKECLYNGFINIVSETSVAENGIILNITAENPDFLSNEDNDISSDDEDIYNNEDDKKKVVNRVCDNCTCGKKEKLLNSENKVLINEKDGEYITENVVSSCGNCYLGDAFRCASCPYKGLPAFKPGENVKLNLNNESN encoded by the exons atgataattaaCTTTGTAGGGAATacattaataatattgaatGAAGATATTCCGTGTGACTTgttaaagaaaaaatataaggAGTTATTTGTTCCAACAATAAGTGTATTAgattttcaaaaaaaaagattataCAGAAAATACAACAAcatctttttatatacttataaGAATTACTCTTTTTTTTGGgaattagaaaataatattcttcATAAAGTACAGAAAtgtttaaataaaaatggaatattaaaattaataatttatataaataacaatGATGTTATAAAACCTGATAAcaatgaaaataataataataaaaataataatgatataaaaatcaaTATCGATCAAAAAGATTATTGtacaaattatataaatgatatttttaaaaatataaaaaaagaatgtttatataacggatttataaatatagtTAGTGAAACCTCAGTGGCGGAAAATGgaattattttaaat atTACTGCCGAAAATCCGGATTTTCTGTCTAATGAAGACAATGATATTAGCTCAgatgatgaagatatatataataatgaagatgACAAGAAAAAGGTTGTAAATAGAGTATGTGATAATTGTACTTGTGGAAAAAAAGAGAAACTATTAAATTCGGAAAATAAAgttttaataaatgaaaaagatgGAGAATATATTACAGAAAATGTGGTGTCCTCATGTGgaaat tGTTATTTGGGTGATGCTTTCCGATGTGCCTCTTGTCCTTATAAAG GTCTTCCTGCTTTTAAACCTGGAGAGAATGTTAAGCTTAATTTGAAT aATGAATCTAATTGa
- a CDS encoding putative membrane protein (conserved Plasmodium membrane protein, unknown function), protein VEFLVGLDKGLLPVDKYLTEIKEKIECINLGVVKNVIYSVYSFWEYVIRKRIKIKTFCKLGILISVFNFLIQNNIHNDFFRIITSSFFFVFLFFLHICFKIVMRDFMIFQCDLLLNEFGFLLIFLNLSDSYYLKYSNTLIICILRLLSFKILFNSAVRKLVYDRKAWLNLDCFENFFYSQPVPSILSYIANCKFDKKLICFCIIVSEILFSWLVFCASHLRLFFFGIFVCIHITSYIICNYVFFSYICLVLFLSSFDDSTLSLFFPSGNAPELYMNDALICIPTFIFICFVNTIFFLFYLFIVFMNCVPFFQQWNIYDLKCFHFFYQIHYEFSCLNICNSYAMLTYTGYKRKEVVIEELHKVGESYVWKEVPFIYKPNDLNKIGKVLWWGHIPRLEWKFFFFPDHLKKEDYKKNIYPLYICSFLKKLCNRDLDLMSIFEDEQMESVPLLIRLIYYDYKMIKEEKNINNNNNMEMKTLNNKKKIDIIGTLKYKKENK, encoded by the exons GTTGAGTTTCTTGTAGGATTAGATAAAGGATTATTACCAGttgataaatatttaactgagattaaagaaaaaattgaaTGCATCAATTTGGGTGTTGTAAAAAATGTCATTTATTCTGTATATTCATTTTGGGAATATGTCATAAGGAAAAGgataaaa ATTAAAACCTTTTGTAAATTGGGAATACTTATTTCAGTTTTCAATTTCttaatacaaaataatatacataatgATTTTTTTCGAATAATAACgtcttcttttttttttgtctttttatttttccttcatatttgttttaaaaTTGTTATGAGGGACTTTATGATATTTCAATG CGATTTATTATTGAACGAATTTGgatttcttttaatatttttaaatttaagtgattcttattatttaaaatattccAACACACTTATAATTTGCATCTTAAGATTACTctcttttaaaatattgttTAACTCAGCAGTTCGAAAGTTAG TTTATGATAGGAAAGCATGGTTAAACTTGGACTGTTTTGAAAATTTCTTTTACTCTCAACCTGTCCCTTCAATTTTATCAT aTATAGCAAATTGTAAATTTGATAAGAAACTAATTTGTTTTTGTATAATAGTATCTGAG atattattttcttgGCTTGTATTTTGTGCATCACATTTAAGGTTATTCTTTTTTGGAATATTTGTTT gtatacatataacatcatacattatttgtaattacgtttttttttcttatatttgTCTTGTTTTATTTCTCTCCTCTTTTGACGATTCTACATTAAGCCTCTTTTTTCCTTCGGGAAATGCACCAGAATTGTATAtg AATGACGCGCTTATATGTATTCCaacatttatattcatttgtTTTGTCAACactatattttttctattttatcTG TTTATTGTATTTATGAATTGTGTCCCCTTTTTTCA GCAATGGAATATATACGATTTGAAAtgttttcattttttttatcaaattCATTATGAATTTTCATGTTTGAATATATGCAATTCTTATG CTATGTTAACATATACAGgatataaaagaaaagaagTGGTTATAGAGGAGTTGCATAAAGTTGGAGAATCGTATGTATGGAAAGAAGTAccttttatatataagccaa ATGATTTGAATAAAATTGGTAAAGTATTGTGGTGGGGACATATACCAAGACTCGAATggaaattttttttttttccgGACCATcttaaaaaagaagattataagaaaaatatatatcctttatatatatgttctttcttgaaaaaattatgtaatAGGGATTTAGACTTGATGTCTATATTTGAG gaCGAACAAATGGAAAGTGTACCATTGTTAATCCGTTTGATCTATTATGACTATAAGATGATTAAAG aagagaaaaatattaacaataataataatatggaaaTGAAGACCTTAAACAACAAG aaaaaaattgatatTATAGGAACcttaaaatataagaaagaaaataaataa
- a CDS encoding putative membrane protein (conserved Plasmodium membrane protein, unknown function) — translation MMNKFYYSFKNKENENEATDKIKEDIFMKDNNNINNYNNNYFNYNENSYDKNIMYDDNKIIRKRSRKKKNEQDGNMGSKNMERKSSFNIYQLDNENVNKDYYYENYDMDDNNYNKNGDIYNKNGDINNKDDDIYNKNDDIYNENDDIYNNNDSSNYNDCNSLINPEFIKNIGICYNIINEKTKFENESCFKKISDIIELRITQIIEEANKFYEKRKRYTINKYLSIEDLTNCCNYLNVVVPYKYKNSFVYNFITLNENYKNNRIIYRLISKKEYPDYLKKKQSRKTYEKRKKNLYHMQMKKEKMKNMQNKNIKEKHISKKHNKYNKDNKHNKYTKKNKNRNKNKFKDGKHMFKMFHNKYRGKEKKGTNNRTNLYNESYHKNHKNKYRTHKNKINKHSKKNKKEHIKNDIEMDQISNKESNINNHDNFNILSENEKHDLPKEEQDELIKLDMNLSDNLDVNLSDNIDINLDNELDEYFDEFLEGQGEEEKNQDLLDDDIFNFSNDDDNKEESKEKYFDNKNKSSESNNDNNDNNNDNNDNNNDNNNNNNNDDDSNNNNTIDLDLSSLDFNNNDKNSILIENDQLNDENIFNDDIMNNNLKREENIIKSDDGNKLDISNLEGNENLNEENSYTNPNHQNNNDNLSDTLEDDRSIKSDININIDNNILYNSYIQNNENKKKNVLKMLLSGMENNLPAETNITIFWLFVQNGYREKRKKKKKKKDKEKDKYENNIYNDTGDEIHFNLNENEKREDKNVATYFNYQCHEILYTIEKKKRYKNYIEKQNIINEHDNFKYSNIFLLPKFYPINKEYAILSKYILEIIKDIINYRINFFDYNNILHIFSTSKQINKILTNILFFLFNELDHNLRLNNIYAALMLLILLNGIIKNNNIDIDFYCLQILKMLIHVIIYEHELRLKNIYIILLLKRKACDIIIDFCSVLKKQNNNEIINIDYYLIYILSKLLTHNKCTYMHIYVSYYLIYLMPINIHIKFFLSYTPNFLTIFFKKYIYYQNVYSSFSSYDQKELNELFNFFFFHIYTLIQGSMYRIFKNINLLIINSASCNYLNYLFNFIINYADYHLPLILCILNIIDKNYSPHKNDPIYYLQQKKKNSKKRRLKKIKKIMMKRMRINLNKRKTRKKKKLKKNKKNNNKFLIKTKNYLKSVKDITKFYLNKKPNSDNGDDSYYEDDYLNPDSFNSNIFGYNKHSKKQYFNSYIRKRISLNKPLIQHSKEKNELHTNIAVNNVLNKILNKFEKRRKKKKHKTKNHLYDAYLYDTCYYFLYSF, via the coding sequence ATGAtgaataaattttattattcttttaagaataaagaaaatgaaaatgaagcaacagataaaattaaagaagacatttttatgaaagataataataatattaataattacaataataattattttaattataatgagAACAGTTATGATAAGAATATTATgtatgatgataataaaataataagaaaaagaagcaggaagaaaaaaaacGAACAGGATGGAAATATGGGttcaaaaaatatggaaagGAAAAgttcttttaatatatatcagttggataatgaaaatgtaaataaggattattattatgaaaattatgatatggatgataataattataataaaaatggtgatatatataataaaaatggtgatataaataataaagatgatgatatatataataaaaatgatgatatatataatgaaaatgatgacatatataataataatgatagtAGTAATTATAACGATTGTAATAGTCTAATTAATCCagaatttataaaaaatattggtatatgttataatataataaatgaaaaaacgaaatttgaaaatgaatcatgttttaaaaaaatttccGATATAATTGAATTAAGAATTACCCAAATAATTGAAGAAGCtaataaattttatgagaaaagaaaaagatataccataaataaatatctAAGCATTGAAGACTTAACAAATTGTTGTAATTATTTGAATGTTGTAGTAccatataaatataaaaatagtttcgtttataattttattacattgaatgaaaattataaaaataatagaattatatatagattaATTTCGAAAAAAGAATATCCagattatttaaaaaaaaagcaaTCTAGAAAGACATAtgaaaaaaggaaaaaaaatttatatcatatgcaaatgaaaaaggaaaaaatgaagaatatgcaaaataaaaatatcaaaGAAAAACATATTAGTAAAAAgcataataaatataataaagataataaacataataaatatacaaagaaaaataaaaatagaaataaaaacaaatttaAAGATGGTAAACACATGTTCAAAATGTTTCATAACAAGTATAGaggaaaagaaaagaaagGAACCAATAATAGAActaatttatataatgagTCATACCATAAAAACCATAAGAACAAATATAGaacacataaaaataaaataaataaacattccaagaaaaataaaaaggaacatattaaaaatgatatagAAATGGATCAAATAAGTAATAAGGAAAGTAATATAAACAACCatgataattttaatatattaagtgaaaatgaaaaacaTGACTTACCAAAAGAAGAACAAGatgaattaataaaattgGATATGAATTTGTCAGACAATTTGGATGTAAATTTATCAgataatatagatataaattTAGATAATGAACTGGATGAATACTTTGATGAATTTTTAGAAGGTCAAGGGgaggaagaaaaaaatcAAGACTTATTAGATGATGATATATTCAATTTTTctaatgatgatgataataagGAAGAAagtaaagaaaaatattttgacAACAAAAATAAGTCCTCCGAATctaataatgataataatgataataataatgataataatgataataataatgataataataataataataataatgatgatgatagtaataataataacacCATAGATCTTGATCTTAGTAGTTTAgattttaataataacGATAAGAATTCTATATTAATTGAAAATGATCAattaaatgatgaaaatatttttaatgatgatataatgaataataaCCTAAAGAGAGAGgagaatataataaaatcTGATGATGGTAATAAATTAGATATATCTAATTTAGAAGGAAATGAAAATCTTAATGAGGAGAATAGTTATACAAATCCTAATcatcaaaataataatgataacCTTTCAGATACGTTGGAAGATGATAGGTCCATAAAATCtgatataaatatcaatatagataataatatattatataattcatatatacaaaataatgaaaataaaaaaaaaaacgtTCTTAAAATGTTATTAAGTGGTATGGAAAATAACCTACCTGCTGAAACAAATATAACCATATTTTGGTTATTTGTACAAAATGGTTATAgagaaaaaagaaagaaaaaaaaaaaaaaaaaagacaaagaaaaagataaatatgaaaataatatatataatgacACAGGTGATGAAATACATTTTAATTTgaatgaaaatgaaaaaagaGAAGATAAAAATGTTGCTACTTATTTTAATTATCAATGTCATgaaattttatatactattgaaaaaaagaaaaggtataaaaattatatagaaaaacaaaatataataaatgaacatgataattttaaatatagtaatatatttttattaccTAAATTTTATcctataaataaagaatatgCTATTTTAtctaaatatattttggaaataataaaagatattattaattatcGTATTAACTTTTttgattataataatattttacatattttcAGTACATCgaaacaaataaataaaatattaacgaatattttatttttcctttttaatGAATTAGATCATAATTTAAGATTAAATAATATCTATGCAGCTTTGAtgttattaatattattaaatggtatcataaaaaataataatattgatatcGATTTCTATTGTTTGCagatattaaaaatgttaattcatgttattatatatgaacatgAATTACgattaaaaaatatttatattattttattattaaaaagaaaagcttgtgatattattatagaTTTTTGTTCAGTGCTGAAgaaacaaaataataatgaaattataaatattgattattatttaatatatatattaagtaaattattaacacataataaatgtacatatatgcatatatatgtatcttattatttaatatatttaatgcCAATTAATATTCACAtaaaattctttttatcATATACACCTAATTTCTTAaccatattttttaaaaaatatatatattatcaaaatgTGTATAGTTCTTTTTCATCGTATGATCAAAAAGAATTAAAcgaattatttaattttttcttctttcatatatatacactAATACAAGGATCTATGTATCgcatatttaaaaatattaatttgttAATAATTAATTCAGCATCAtgtaattatttaaattatctgtttaattttattatcaattATGCAGATTATCATTTACCATTAATTTTGTGtattttgaatattatagacaaaaattattctccacataaaaatgatccaatttattatcttcaacaaaagaaaaaaaatagcAAGAAACGAAGActgaaaaaaattaagaaaataatgatgaaaagGATGAGAATAAATTTAAACAAAAGGAAAACCaggaagaaaaaaaaacttaaaaaaaataaaaaaaacaataataaatttttaattaaaaccaaaaattatttaaagaGTGTTAAGGatataacaaaattttatttaaataaaaaaccTAATAGTGATAATGGAGATGATAGTTATTATGAAGATGACTATTTGAATCCTGACTCATTtaattcaaatatttttggTTATAATAAGCATAGCaaaaaacaatattttaattcttACATTAGAAAGAGAATATCTCTAAACAAACCTTTAATTCAACACAGtaaggaaaaaaatgagTTGCACACAAATATTGCTGTTAATAATGttttaaacaaaatattaaataagTTTGAAAAAcgaagaaaaaaaaaaaaacataaaacaaaaaatcATCTATATGATGCATATTTATATGACACATGTTATTACTTCTTATATTCCTTCTAa
- a CDS encoding hypothetical protein (conserved Plasmodium protein, unknown function), whose protein sequence is MHMNLIDEVLTKWRRKEINLFKVCLYFHCVKKSLKLLENKNDFFINLINDSIFEEIINLSKQKITDNNENNNNNYHCNDEDKFFFVIFVTFIFNLENECINDQKKGLHHLINNDNKKEYEKNIQHNKDKFKQNNKNIKDNSLQNVFNQNKYKKIDIVIKNIIDLEISQHISSQPKANEFINHKIYAFYAIMEFIFHILQNNDDHIGKIFSKYIKNIFTTLLNINHTILYNQNILLLANKTLLFIVYVNHHLIKDNEKEFFNFLFIQLNQYNDHILPIIQEIFVTYLKKKKKLMLNKEIYQYLDNYLNDNITLLLKYGKKENLFFFLNVLSIYKSFINTYISNNDQNVYAIKNEDNVHIVLNIKHIINNVNKLLEYLVHISNDYIHNNTDIDISLYNQDYIYYNKQEENINDKRNSSFVDNILKEIDKEKYAINSVERINYEINTTLIHNYSPYQNNNLFSYITYHICTFFNNISNIIDTECICINTTYFLHFMKPFLSSNNNEDDLFLTYFLIKHLYTYTENLLKKCPIIFDGFVNYIMYLFKHINMLTKNKFLVTEQSNLINILNKIKNVEQVNDIVHIYCTLYIHLVQNLCLFLKYLKYYNNEEIKEKILVHYEYFIFYIFHETNNVNFNIIFKNNNAAFVTLKLLYNLLKINNFNFENIHNIYFKLCKVQNHIQNIYEQNSQNLYSYQNHMLNTNSIFYLNKIKTFLLNNLDCISNDKKIPFYIANKNKKLKNKSPRQIKKIHHIKNESGLVLTTQESVNSASQIINKQKKKKKKKKKKKKKKKKKKKKKKKKKKKKKKKKKKKKKKPLAEIKNAINDVKRSKQSTNESNESLDERIDEEIEQNTQNGIMDNNFNPHDINEIEQEQNELNNDLIVTYNDTKNNELINSENDKLYNSRNQHNEFSSLSVKNKCEETLKKKVDKKKILKNKDLDHNNNVAHKNSLEIKTLKEKIKMVSSSDAINSLKFMKQSILNDL, encoded by the coding sequence ATGCATATGAATTTGATCGATGAAGTATTAACAAAATGGAGAAGgaaagaaataaatttatttaaagtttgtttatattttcacTGTGTAAAAAAAAGCTTAAAATTGTtggaaaataaaaatgatttcTTTATAAATCTTATTAACGATTCAATCTTtgaagaaataataaatttaagtaaacaaaaaataacagacaataatgagaataataataataattatcacTGTAATGATGAAGATAAATTTTTCTTTGTCATCTTTGTAACgttcatttttaatttagAAAATGAATGTATAAATGATCAAAAAAAAGGACTTCACCActtaataaataatgacAATAAGAAAGAATATgagaaaaatatacaacataataaggataaatttaaacaaaataataaaaatataaaagataattCTTTACAAAATGTATttaatcaaaataaatataaaaaaatagatatagttatcaaaaatattatagatTTAGAAATATCACAACATATATCATCACAGCCCAAAGCAAATGAATTTATtaatcataaaatatatgcCTTTTATGCCATTATggaatttatttttcatatattacaaaataatgatgacCATATaggaaaaatattttctaaatatattaagaatatatttacaacgcttttaaatataaaccATACCATTTTATACAATCagaatattttattattagCAAATAAAACATTACTCTTCATTGTATATGTTAatcatcatttaataaaagataatgaaaaggaattttttaattttctaTTTATACAGTTAAACCAATATAATGATCATATCTTACCTATCATCCAAGAAATATTTGTAActtatttaaaaaaaaaaaaaaaactaatgttaaataaagaaatatatcaatatttagataattatctaaatgataatataactttgttattaaaatatgggaaaaaagaaaatttgttctttttcttaaatgtcttaagtatatataaatcatttattaatacatacatTAGTAATAATGATCAAAATGTGTATGCcataaaaaatgaagacAATGTACATATtgtattaaatataaaacatattattaacaatgttaataaattattagaATATTTAGTTCATATATCAAACgattatatacataataatacaGATATAGATATTTCTTTATACAATCAggattatatatattacaataaACAAGAAGAAAACATAAATGATAAAAGAAATTCCTCTTTTGTAGacaatattttaaaagagATAGATAAAGAAAAGTATGCTATAAATAGTGTAGAAAGAATAAATTATGAAATTAACACAACGTTGATACACAATTATAGTCCTTATCAAAATAACAACCTTTTTAGTTATATAACATATCATATATGCACATTTTTTAAcaatatatcaaatattaTAGATACTGAATGTATATGTATCAATACAACGTATTTTCTACATTTTATGAAACCTTTTCTTTCATCTAACAATAATGAAgatgatttatttttaacCTATTTCTTAATTAAGCATCTTTATACATACACagaaaatttattaaaaaaatgtcCAATCATATTTGATGGTTTTGtgaattatattatgtacttattcaaacatataaacatgttaacaaaaaataagTTTTTAGTAACAGAACAGAgtaatttaattaatatattgaataaGATAAAAAACGTGGAACAAGTAAATGatattgttcatatttattgtacattatatattcatttgGTCCAAAACCTTTGTCTATTtcttaaatatttaaaatattataacaatgaagaaattaaagaaaaaattttgGTGCACTATGaatatttcattttctatatattccatgaaacaaataatgttaatttcaatattatttttaaaaacaataaCGCCGCTTTTGTTACATTaaaattgttatataatcttttaaaaataaacaatttcaattttgaaaatatacataatatatattttaaattgTGCAAAGTACAGAATcatatacaaaatatatatgaacaaaattCTCAAAATTTGTATTCATATCAAAACCATATGCTTAATACGAATagtattttttatttaaacaaaataaaaacattcttattaaataatttgGACTGTATATCCAATGATAAGAAAATACCATTTTATATTGcaaacaaaaacaaaaaattaaaaaataaatcacctcgacaaattaaaaaaattcatcatattaaaaatgaaagtGGATTAGTATTGACCACGCAAGAAAGTGTTAATTCAGCTAGCCAAATTATAAACAAgcaaaagaaaaaaaaaaaaaaaaaaaaaaaaaaaaaaaaaaaaaaaaaaaaaaaaaaaaaaaaaaaaaaaaaaaaaaaaaaaaaaaaaaaaaaaaaaaaaaaaaaaaaaaaaaaaaaaccgCTAGctgaaattaaaaatgcTATTAATGATGTGAAAAGAAGCAAACAATCAACAAATGAAAGTAATGAATCATTGGATGAAAGGATCGATGAAGAAATAGAACAAAATACACAGAATGGAATAATggataataattttaacccacatgatataaatgaaatagAACAAGAGcaaaatgaattaaataatgacTTGATTGTAACATATAATGATACTAAAAATAATGAGCTTATAAATAGTGAAAACgataaattatataacaGTAGAAACCAACACAATGAATTCAGTTCATTATCTGTCAAGAACAAATGTGAGGAAAccttaaaaaaaaaggtggataagaaaaaaatattaaaaaacaAAGATTTAGATCATAATAACAATGTTGCACATAAAAATTCATTggaaataaaaacattaaaagaaaaaataaaaatggtATCATCCTCAGATGCTATAAATTCTTTAAAGTTTATGAAACAATCAATTTTAAAtgatttataa